GGGCAGCATTTACGGAATTACCAACGGTCCGGTGTTCCGCTCGGTGATGAGCCAGGTTCTGCGGACTTACAACGTTCCGCCATCAACGGGCGAGCCGGCAAGGCTGCCCCAGTACGTCAAGTAGCACGTCCACAACATCGCACGCATCAGGGGATCTTCCCCTACGCCCGGTGTGATCCACTAGCACCAACGGAGATCCACTTGTCAGAGCACCATGCCCCAAGCAGTACCGACACAACGAGCGGCGATAATCCCGGTTCCGGGTTCCGGCCGACAGCCGTCGCCGCAGTGCCCCTCGGCACCATCGGCGACTTTGCCGGCGTCGTTGTTCCCGGGGCATCGGCCGCCATTTCGGTCACCGGCATCTCCCTGAATTCGCGGACGGTGCAGCCCGGCGACCTGTACGTGGCGCTGCCCGGCGCCACCAGGCACGGGGCTGACTTTGTGTCCCAGGCCATCACGGCCGGTGCGGTAGCAGTGGCGACGGACGACGACGGCGCGCGCCTGCTTGCGCTGTCAGCAGACACTTCGGTGCCGGTACTGGTGCTTGACGAACCCCGGGCCGCAGTAGGCGGCCTCGCAGCGCTGATATACCGGAGCCGTCCCGAAGGCAGCTCCACGCCTGCCCTGTTCGGCGTCACCGGCACGAACGGCAAGACCACCACCACCTACTTCATCAACGCGCTGCTGCAGGCGCTGGGCCGCAGGACAGGGCTGATCGGCACCATCGAGATCCTGGCCGGCGGCGAGCCGATCCCCAGCCTGCTGACGACGCCCGAGTCGACGGACATTCACGCCTTGCTGGCCCTTATGCGCGAACGTGGCCTGGACGCGGCGTCGATGGAAGTTTCCTCGCACGCGGTGTCCTTCCACCGGGTGGATGGCGTTCAGTTCGACGTCGCCGGTTTTACCAACCTGACCCAGGACCACCTGGACCTGCACGGCACCATGGACGAGTATTTCCAGACCAAAGCGGAGCTTTTCACGCCCCACCGCGCCAAGTCCGCCGTGATCACCGTGGACGATGAATGGGGCCGCCGCCTGGCCGCGGCCGCAGTCATCCCGGTCACCACCCTGGCCACGGCCGAACCAAACGACCCGGCAGGGTCCGCTGCTGACTGGACAGTGGCTGCCACGGCACCGCGGGGGCTCGGTACCGAGTTCATGCTCCGGCACCGCGACGGCACTGAGCTGCGTGTGCACACGGGCCTGCCCGGCAGCTTCAACGTCTCCAATGCGGCCCTGGCAACCGTCATGGTGCTGGCCAGCGGAGTGGACCCTGCAGCCTTGCAGGCGGCCTTGGACGCGGCCGATCCGTTCACCGTTGCGGTGCCGGGACGCATGCAGCTGGTGTCCACGGCCCCCGCCGCCGTCGTCGACTTTGCCCACAACCCGGATGCCCTCCAGCGTGCGCTGGAAGCCGTGCGCTCACCGCAGCCGGGTTCCAGGGTGATCGTGGTCTTCGGCGCCACCGGACAGCGCGACCAGGGCAAGCGCCCCGCGATGGGGGCTATCGCGGCACGGCTGGCGGACGTGGTCATCGTCAGTGACGACGACCCCCACGACGAGGACGCCTCGGCCATCCGCGCCGACGTGCTGGCCGGTGCCATCGAAGCGAAGGAATCGGCTGGCCTCGGCTGCACGATCCTCGAGTCGTACCCCCGCGATGCCGCCATCCGGCAGGCCGTGGACATGGCCGGCCCGCAGGACACGATCCTAGTGGCAGGGCGGGGCCACGAAGTCTGGCAGGAGGTCAACGGCGTCAACCTGGCGTTGGATGACCGGGTGGAGCTCCGAGAGGCCTTGACAGCCCGCGGATTCACCGTTCTGCAAGACGAGCGGATAGAGTCCTAGACCGAGATGATTGCATTTACTGCGGCGGAAATTGCCGAACTTACAGACGGCCGCCTTGTGGCCGATCCGACCATCACACCACTTTCCGTGGTCACCGACTCAAGGGAAGCCACTGAGGGTTCCCTCTACGTGGCCAAGCCGGGCGAGTCGGCTGACGGCCACGACTTCCTTCAGGCAGCCTTTGACCGCGGCGCAGTTCTTGCCCTCGTGGAACGTGAAGTAGCGGATGACTCCGGGCAGCACTACCCGGCCATAGTGGTGACGGACGCCGTCCTTGCCATGGGGGCGCTGGCAGCCGAATCCGTCCGCCGGATCCGTGCCCGCCGTGAGGCCGAGGGGTCCGCGTTTACCGTCATCGGCATCACCGGGTCAGCCGGAAAGACCACCACCAAGGACCTGCTTGCCGGGATCCTGTCCGCCGAGGGCAACACCGTCTCGCCGCAGGGTTCCTACAACGGTGAGGTGGGAGTTCCGCTGACCGTCTTCAAGGCCGGATTCGATACCAGGTACCTGGTGATCGAGATGGGCGCCACCGGCGTCGGGCATATCCGCTACCTTGCAGACATGGTCCAGCCCCGGATCGGGGTTGTCCTGGGCGTCGGAACTGCGCATGCCGGTGAATTCGGCGGCGTGGACAACATCGCCGTCGCCAAGGGCGAGCTGATCGAGGCCCTCCCCGGGAGCGGCACCGCAGTGCTCAACCTCGATGACGGCCGCGTGGCCGCCATGCGAAGCCGGACAACTGCCAAGGTCCTTGGATTCTCCGCCCTGGAGGGGAGCCACGGTTCCGCCGCAGAGGTTCGCGCCGTCAACGTGGAAACGAACCCGGGCGGAAACCCGGAGTTCGAACTTGTCCTTCCCGGCGAGGCCGGCAGCCACCACGTGCGCAGCCGCCTCATCGGTGGCCACCATGTGACCAACCTGTTGGCCGCGGCCGGTGCGGCGTTCGCCGCCGGCGTCCCCGGCGAGCGGATCGCGGCGTCGCTCAGCGCACAGTCCGCCGCAAGCCGCTGGCGGATGGAACGCACGGAACGGCCGGACGGCGTCACCATCATCAACGATGCCTACAACGCCAACCCGGAATCGATGCGGGCCGCCCTGCGGACCCTTGCCGACCTCGGCCAAGGCCGCCGGACGTGGGCAGTCCTTGGGGCCATGCTGGAACTGGGGCCCGAGTCCATCCGGGAGCACACCGCCGTGGGCACCCAGGTGGTCAGGCTCAACATCTCACGGCTGGTGGTCGTCGGCCGCGAAGCCCGCTCGCTCTACGTCTCCGCCGTCAACGAAGGCTCCTGGGGGACGAATGCGTCTTCACGGAGTCCGCCGAGGAGGCGTTCGAACTCCTCCAAAAAGAGCTGGAACCCGGCGACCTGGTCCTCTTCAAGTCCTCCAACAGCGTCGGGCTGAGGCATTTAGGGGATCGGATAGCATTACCTCCACAAACCCGAGCAACCGCCAATGCCCGAGCAACCGCCAATGAAGGGAGCGAGACGCTGTGATCGCACTGCTGATCGGCGCTGGACTGGCCCTGCTGTTTGCATTGGTGGGAACCCCGTTGTTTATCCGCCTGCTGGTCCGGAAAAGCTACGGCCAATTCATCCGGGACGACGGCCCGACGTCCCACCACACCAAGCGCGGCACACCGACCATGGGTGGCACTGTCGTGGTATTTGCGGTGTTGCTGAGCTATGCGCTCACCCACCTCATCATGTGGATGATGAATCCACGGTCGCCCGGGCCGTCCGCCTCTGCCCTCCTGCTGCTGTTCCTGATGGTGGGCATGGGACTCGTGGGATTCCTGGACGACTTCATCAAGATCTCCAAACAGCGAAGCCTCGGCCTGGACGCCAAGGCCAAGTTGATCCTCCAGGCCGCGGTGGGCATTATCTTCGCTGTCCTGGCACTGAACTTTCCCAACGCCGACGGTGTCACGCCGGCGTCCACGCAGATCTCCCTGGTCCGGGACATCCCGTGGCTGAACCTTGCCTTCGGCGGAACCGTCCTGGGTGCCATTCTCTTCGTGCTCTGGTCCAACCTGATTGTCACCGCGGCCACAAATGGAGTGAACCTGACGGACGGCCTGGACGGCCTTGCTGCCGGAGCCTCGGTCATGGTGTTCGGCGCGTATACGCTGATGGGGATCTGGCAGAGCAACCAGGCCTGCGGTTCCCCGCGGCAGGCGGGCGGCGGCTGCTACTCAGTCCGGGATCCCCTGGACCTTGCCCTCCTTGCCGCGATCCTGAGTGCAGCGCTGGTGGGCTTCCTCTGGTGGAACACGTCACCGGCGAAGATCTTTATGGGCGACACCGGGTCGCTGGCCATCGGCGGCGCCGTCGCCGGTTTTGCGATCCTTTCCCGCACCGAGCTGCTGCTCGCCTTCATTGGCGGCCTCTTCGTCCTCATCACCCTCTCGGTGATTATCCAGGTGGGCTACTTCAAGATCACCAAGGGCAAGCGGTTCTTCAAGATGGCCCCGCTCCAGCACCACTTCGAACTCAAGGGCTGGGCGGAAGTCACCGTGGTGGTCCGGTTCTGGATCCTCGGTGGCCTCTTCGTCGCCGCAGGTCTTGGCATCTTCTACGCTGAATGGGTGGTCCTGCTGTGAGTAGCCCTATTCCTACGCCGCTGGCAACGTCCCCGCGGCTCGAGAACCTCGTCAGCTGGGACTCCGACTGGAGCGGGCTGCGGGTGGTCGTCACCGGCATCGGTGTGTCCGGTTTCGCCGCGGCAGACACCCTGATCGAACTTGGGGCCCGGGTTGTAGTGGTGGACGCCGCCACCAGTACGAAGGCGAAGGCGCAGGCTGACACGCTGAAGATTGTCGGTGCCGTGGACGTCCTCCTGGGCGAGGACGCCGTGCACGCGATACCCAAGATCGACGGCCAGAAACCGGAACTCATCGTCACCTCCCCGGGCTGGCGCCCGGACCAGGCCCTGCTGGCCGCGGCTGCCAGGGCCCACATCCCCGTCTGGGGCGATGTGGAGCTCGCCTGGCGCGTGCGCGAACGGGAGGGCCGGAAAACCGCCGACTGGCTGACCATCACCGGAACAAACGGGAAGACCACAACCGTGGGCCTGGCCGAATCCATGCTGCAGGCCGCCGGGCTCAAGGCGATCGCCGTCGGGAACGTGGGAACACCCATCCTCGATGCCCTCCGGGATCCGGTGGAGTACGACGTACTCGCGGTGGAGCTGTCCAGCTTCCAGCTGCACTGGAGCCACTCCATTTCGCCGGTCGCCAGCGTATGCCTCAATGTTGCCGAAGACCACGTGGACTGGCACGGCTCCTACGCCTCCTACCTGGCCGACAAGGCCAAGGTCTACGGAAACACCCGGACGGCGTGCATCTACAACGCCGAGCAGATCGAAACTGAACGCATGGTGGAGGACGCAGACGTCGTGGAAGGGTGCCGCGCCGTCGGGTTCACCACGCTTACTCCGGCGATCAGCATGGTCGGTGTGGTCGAAGGGCTCCTGGTGGACCGCGCCTTCATCGCCGAACGCAAGGACAGCGCGGCCGAGCTGGCGGCGATCCCGGACCTTGGACCGGTGGCACCGCGCCACATGGTGGCGAACGCCCTCGCGGCGGCAGCGCTGGTCCGGGCCTACGGCGTGGAGCCGCAGGCGGTGCGCCAGGGACTGAAGAACTACATTCCGGGGGAGCACCGCATCCAGCTCGTGGCCCGCCACAATGATGTGCTCTGGATCAACGACTCCAAGGCGACCAACCCGCACGCCGCAGCGGCGTCGCTGGCGGCCTTCACCAACGTCATCTGGATCGCCGGCGGCCTCTCCAAGGGCGTCAGCTACGACCAGCTCGTCCAGGAACAGGCACCCCGGCTCAAGGCCGTCGTCCTGATCGGTGCTGACACAACTGCGTTGTCCGACGCCCTCAAGCGACACGCACCGGATGTCCCCGTGATCGGGCGTTCGAAGAGCCACACTGAAAACGTGCAGTCTGCCGAAACGGGTGATGCCGGCGCAGTGCCCTCACCGATTTACGGGGAAACTGTGATGGCCCAGGCCGTTGCCTCGGCGGCGCAGCTGGCCTCCCCGGGGGACACTGTGCTGATGGCCCCGGCGGCTGCTTCCATGGATCAGTTCTCTTCCTACGCTCACCGTGGCGACGCCTTCATCGAAGCTGTCCGCGGGCTCGTGGAAGGGCAGGCTCAGACCGGCGAGGAGTAACAATGGTCAGCACGCCCACACGTGCCCCGGCTGCCAGGCAGCCAGGCCCGACGCCCCCGCAGGCGGGAAAAACGGCCCGGCCCAACAGACAGACACCCAAGGGGCAAACGTCCCGGCCACAGGCGTCCAGGGGACAAACGTCCAAGGCCCCGGCAGCGGGCCAGGCAGGACGGGTACCGCCCGCCGCCAGGCTGCGTGCCTCGTACCGGACGTTTTGGTCAAAGCTGGAGGGGACAGGGACTTCCCGCAACGGTTCCACCTACTACCTCATTCTCGGTTCCACGCTGGCGCTCACGGCGATCGGCATCATGATGGTCCTTTCGGCGTCCAGCGTCGAGGCGATTGCCGCAGGCGAGTCGCCCTACACAGCCGCACTCAAGCAGGGCATGTTCGCCGCCATCGGTGTCTTCCTGATGTTCGTGCTCTCCCGGGTCAATGTAGTCTGGCTCAAGCGCCTGGCCTGGCCCGGAATCGCGGGGGCGTATGTTCTCCTCGTGCTGGTGCTCCTGATCGGTACGAGCACCAACGGCAACAGGAACTGGATTGACATCGGCGGCATCACCTTCCAGCCCTCGGAAGCGGCGAAGCTGGCCCTCGCGCTCTGGATGGCCACGGTCCTTGCCGTGAAGGCAAAACTGCTTCACCGCTGGCAACACGTTGTGGTGCCGGTCCTTCCCATCGCCGGCGGCATCATCGGCCTGGTCCTGGCCGGCAACGACCTCGGCACAGGCATGATCATCATGATGATCATGGCGGCAGCGCTTTTTTTTGCCGGCGTCCCGCTATACATGTTCGGCATCGCGGCCCTTGCTGCGCTGGGCGGGGCAGGCTTGATGGCCGTCACCAGCTCCAACCGCATGTGCCGGATCACGTCCTGGTGGACCGGCAATTCGTGCGGCGAGGGAATCGACGCCAACTACCAGTCAACCAACGGCCTCTACGGGCTGGCCTCGGGCGGCTGGCTTGGCGTGGGGTTGGGCCAAAGCCGGCAAAAATACAGCTGGATCCCCGAAGCGCACAACGACTTCATCTTCGCGATCATCGGCGAGGAGCTCGGCCTGGTGGGCACCGTCGTCGTCCTCATTCTTTTCGCCATCCTCGGCGCCGCAATCTACCGGGTTGTCGTCGCCCAGGAGGACATGTTCCACCGGGTCCTGGCCGGCACCATCATGGTGTGGCTGCTGGGCCAGGCCACCGTCAACATGTCAGTGGTCACGGGACTCGTGCCCGTCATTGGCGTGCCACTGCCTTTCATCTCCTATGGCGGCTCGGCACTGCTCATGTCGTTGTGTGCCATCGGCGTAGTGTTGTCGTTGGCGCGGGCACAGATGGCGCCGAGCGTCCAGCCAAAACGGCTGCTCAAGTTCCGCACCAAAGGCGGACGCCCCCACCCCACACGAAAGCGTAAATAGCACTTAATGAATGCCGAGTCTTTGTCAGTAGTCCTTGCCGGCGGCGGAACAGCGGGGCATATCAGCCCCCTCCTGGCCATAGCCGACGCCGTCCGGGAAGTGCGTCCGGACGTGCGCCTCCTGGCCGTGGGCACGCCGAACGGAATGGAGACCAGGCTTGTCCCGGCGGCAGGCCTTGAGCTTGCCACCATCAGCCGTGTGCCGTTTCCGCGCAAGCCGTCCCTGGACCTGGTGCGGCTCCCCGGCCGCCTTGCCGCCGCTGTGAGGCAGGCCGGAAAGATCCTGGACGACGCCAAGGCGGACGTCCTGGTGGGAGTCGGCGGGTACGTCTGCACGCCGCTGTACCTCGCCGCCCGGCGCCGGAAGATCCCCATCGTCATCCACGAGGCCAACACACGTGCCGGCCTGGCCAACAAAGTGGGTGCCCGGTTCAGCCGACACGTTGCGGTGGCATTCGCAGGCACCAAGCTGCGCGGCGCCCGGCACGTCGGAATGCCTATGCGCAAGGAAATTTCCGGGCTCGACAGGAAATCAGCCCGGTATGCCGCACGGGAGCTTCTCGGGCTGGACCAGGACAGGCCGGCGCTGATCGTCACCGGCGGCTCGTCCGGTGCGCAGAGCATCAACCGGACCATCGCTGAATCCCTCGATGCCTTGTCGCAGGCGGGCATCCAGACGCTGCACATCACCGGACGGGGAAAGACTGTCCTGGACGTCGACGGCAAGCCCCTGGCCGCGGACGGCTACCGCCAGGTGGAATACGTCGACGCTATGGAAAACATCTATGCCGCCGCCGACCTGCTCCTGGGCCGTGCCGGGGCCGCCACCGTCTGTGAAACCGCCGCCGTCGGCGTCCCGGCGGTATTCGTTCCGCTCCCCATCGGCAACGGCGAACAGGCACTGAACGCCGCCGGCCCGGTGGCGGTGGGAGGCGCCCTGATCGTGGAGGACAGTTCGTTCACCCCCGAATGGGTCAGCCGGGAGATCATCCCGTTGCTGTCCGATCCGGCCCGGCTGGCGAAGATGGCAGCGAGTTCCGAAGCCCTTGGTATCCGAAACGCCGATCGCCGAATGGCTGATCTTGTCCTGGAAGCGGTAGGCCAATGACCACAACCACAGCGGGCCCCGGGACCCGGAGCCTGGAATCCCTGGGCCGTGTCCACTTCATCGGCATTGGCGGTGTCGGCATGTCAGCCGTCGCCCGGATCATGGTGGCCAGGGGTGTCCCGGTGACAGGCTCCGACGCCAAGGACCTGCCTGTCATGGCTGACCTGGCTGCCGCCGGAGCCGGTATTTCCGTGGGCTATTCGGCCGGTAACCTCGGAACCGCCCAGACGGTGGTGGCCGGTTCTGCCATCCGGGCGGACAATCCTGAGCTGGCGGCCGCCCGCGCGGCCGGGCTCCCCATCCTCCACCGCTCGGAAGCGCTTGCCGCCACAATGGCGCAGGACCGGGTGGTCACCGTCGCCGGTACGCACGGGAAATCCACCACCACCTCCATGATCGCGGTGCTCCTGCGGGGCGCCGGCCTGGACCCTTCCTTCGCCATCGGCGCGAATGTCCCCGCCCTCGGTGTCAATGCAGCCAGCGGAACCTCCAAGGTCTTCGTAGCAGAGGCTGACGAATCGGACGGATCGTTCCTCAACTACCGCCCGCATATTGCCGTGGTGACGAACGTTGAACCCGACCATCTTGACTACTACGGCACTGCCGACGCCGTGTACGCATCGTTCGACCGGTTCACGGAGCTCCTTCCGGCCGACGGCGTCCTGGTAGCCTGCGCGGACGACGCCGGTGCCCTTGCGCTGGCCGGGCGCACCGCCGCCCGCGGCAACACCAGGGTGGTCCTCTACGGCACCGCCGGTGACGCGCAGCTTCGGCTGCACGACGGCGGACCCGGTGACGTCTGGGTGGACACCCCCGCGGGACGATACGCGCTGCAGCTCCAGGTTCCCGGCCGCCACAATGCCCTCAACGCGGCCGCGGCATTCGCTGTGGCGCTGGAACTGGGCGTCGCCCCCGAAGCCGCGTCCGGTGCCCTTTCCCATTTCTCCGGAGCGTCACGGCGGTTCGAGTTCAAGGGCGAGGGACGCGGCGTCCGGGTGTACGACGACTATGCCCACCACCCCACGGAAGTCCGGGCGGCCCTGGCCGCAGCCCGGTCCGTGGCAGGCAATCAGAAGGTGCACGTGCTCTTCCAGCCGCACCTGTTCTCCCGCACCCGTGAGTTTGCCGGCGAATTTGCCGAAGCACTCAACACCGCGGACACCGCCCTGGTCCTGGACATCTATCCGGCGCGCGAAGATCCTATCCCCGGGGTGAGCAGCAAACTCATTGGGGACCACCTGTCCTCCGGCGGACGGCTTGTGTCCGCCGCCGACGCAGTCCGCGCCATCGTGGCCGAAGCTGCGCCGGGGGACATCGTGCTCACCGCCGGCGCAGGCGACGTCACTGCCTACGGTCCCCTGATTGTCGAGGCCCTGGCGGCTGGGGCGCCCGGTGGCTAGCACCCGGCGCCCTACGTACAAGACCGGGGGCAGCGGCCCTTCGGCAAAGGCGAAGACCGAGGCAGGCGCGGGGCGCCACGACGTGATTTCGGCATCCAAGGCCGCACCTTCCGCTGAGGGTGGCTCCGCTGCTGCCCCCGGCACCCCCGACAATGTGCTGTCCTTTCCGGAGCCCAAAGGGAAACGGATCAGGCGCAACATTATCGTCGCTGCGAGCATCGTCGCGGCCATCGTTGCCGGCCTGCTGGTCGCAGCCGTGTACTCGCCCCTATTTGCCGTCCGGACTGTGGCTGTGGACGGCACCAGGATGCTGACGCCCGTGCAGGTCCAGGTTGCGCTCGAACCACTCCACGGGAAACCCCTGCCCCAGGTGAGCGACGACGACGTCAGGAAGCTCCTGGAGCCGCTTGTCCAGGTCAAGGCGGTGACCTCGGAGGCGCGGCCGCCGTCAGTCCTGGTGGTCCACGTGCAGGAACGTACACCGGTGGCCCTCGTGAAGCAGGGCGAAGTGTTCCAGCTGGTGGACGTCGACGGCGTTCAGCTGGGCACCACCCAGGATCCGGCCAGCGTCCAACTGCCGGTGATCGACGGCGGGGCCGGGGTGATCGGTAAGGACCTCTTCAAGGCCATCACCGCTGTGCTCGCAGCGCTGCCTGCGGATGTCCTCGCCAAGCTGTCCGATGCATCTGCAAAGTCCGTTGACGCCGTCGAACTGAAGCTCGTGGACGGACAGACGATTGTCTGGGGAAACGCAGGGGAGAAGGAGCTGAAAGCGAAGGTGCTCTCCGCCCTGCTGAAGGCGCCTGCGAACCCCAAAAACCCCGTGCAGATCTACGATGTCAGCGTGCCGCGGCATCCCGTGACACGATAGGGGACGAAGTCCTGGGACCAGCACCGGGCAGACATTCCGGCAGGCCGTCGCAACCGCAGGCCGGCGGACGCATTCCAAGGCAATATCGGGTCTATTTAGCGGGTATTCCTACGACACGCGGAGCCGGTCATTGAATGTCTCAGGCATAGGAAATAGCGTCACAGGCATGAGTTACTTGACATAACTATAACCCTCAAGTCGAAGGTTAAGGTTAGAAGTTTCAAGCACGACTCCATCAGTTTTCGCAATAGGACACGAACAAGGGACACGTAACGTGGCAGCTCCGCAGAATTACTTGGCCGTCATCAAGGTCGTCGGCATCGGCGGCGGCGGCGTGAACGCAGTCAACCGCATGATCGAGGTCGGTCTTCGCGGCGTCGAATTCATCGCAATCAACACCGATGCCCAGGCCCTTCTGATGAGTGACGCGGACGTCAAACTTGACGTCGGACGCGAGCTGACCCGGGGTCTTGGTGCAGGCGCGAACCCCGAGGTTGGCAAGCAGGCGGCCGAGGACCACGCCGACGAGATCGAAGAGGTCATTCGCGGCGCTGACATGGTCTTCGTCACCGCCGGAGAAGGCGGCGGCACCGGCACCGGCGGTGCGCCTGTCGTGGCCCGCATTGCACGCTCCCTCGGCGCCCTGACCATCGGTGTCGTCACCCGCCCGTTCACCTTCGAGGGCCGCCGTCGTGCCGGATCCGCCGAGGCGGGCATCGACGCCCTCCGCGACGAAGTCGACACCCTGATCGTGATCCCCAATGACCGACTGCTGTCCATCAGCGACCGCAACGTCTCGGTCCTGGACGCCTTCCGCTCCGCCGACCAGGTCCTGCTGTCCGGTGTCCAGGGCATCACTGACCTGATCACCACCCCGGGCCTGATCAACCTTGACTTCGCCGACGTCAAGTCCGTGATGCAGGGTGCCGGTTCGGCGCTGATGGGCATCGGCTCGGCACGTGGAGAGGACCGGGCCGTCAAGGCCGCGGAACTCGCCATTGCCTCGCCGCTGCTGGAGGCTTCGATCGACGGCGCCCACGGCGTCCTGCTGTCCATCCAGGGCGGCTCGGACCTCGGCCTCTTCGAGATCAACGAGGCCGCCCGCCTTGTCCAGGAAGTTGCCCACCCGGAAGCCAACATCATCTTCGGCGCCGTAATCGACGACGCCCTCGGCGACGAGGCCCGCGTCACCGTGATCGCCGCCGGTTTCGATGACGTCAAGGCGACGTCGCCGTCCATGGACCAGTCGCAGCCGCAGGCCGCCCCCCAGCGTCCGGCCGCACCCGTCTCGGCTCCTGCCCCGCGCAGGCGCCGGCGCAGCACGTCCAGCCCGTGCACGCCGGCATCGGGGCGTCGGGCCTGAGCAACTGGGGCCAGCAGCGTCCCTCTGCCGTCCCGGCGGACTCCGGCTTCGACGTCGACCTTCCGTCCGTTGTGGAGCCGGACCTGTCCGGCTCCCGCTCGGACGACCTGGACGTTCCCGACTTCCTGAAGTAAGGATCGGCTGGACAGGTTGTCCGCAGGTCAGTTAGCGGTGTTTTGATTGTTTTGGTGGCGAAACGAAGTCCGGCCCGGCGTCTGGGTGGCATTCACCGACGCCGGAGCCGGAAACCTCGCCCTCCATGTGGGCGACGATCCGGTTGCAGTGCTTCGCCGGCGGGAAGTGCTCGAAGCGGAAGTTGGCCTGGCAGCAGGCAGCTTCCAGTACATGAACCAGGTACACGGTAATGCCGTAGCCCTTGTCGGTGCCGCGGCTGGAGACCCGGCCGCCGGGCCGACGGCAGACGCCATGGTGTCCGCCGGGCGTCCGCTGGCCGTTATGGTCGCCGACTGCGTCCCCGTTGTCCTGGCCGGTGAGACAGCAGCCGGCCGGCCGGTGCTGGGTGTGGCTCATGCGGGGCGGCCCGGCATTGCCGCCGGCGTCATCCCCGCAGCGCTGGCGCGGATGCGTTCGGAGGGCGCAGTGGACATCCGGGCGTGGATCGGGCCGTCGATCTGCGGCTCCTGCTATGAGGTTCCGGAGGCAATGCGGACCCAGGTTGCCCAAGCTGTGCCGGTCACGTGGTCAACAACATCGTGGGGCACTCCGGGCCTTGACCTTCCGGCCGGGGCAAGAAGCCAACTGGAGGCCGGGGGTGCCGCCGTGGAATACTCGGGCGGGTGCACCCTCGAAAACGAACCTCTGTTCTCCTACCGCCGCAACACCAGCACCGGCCGGTTTGCGGGGCTGGTGTGGACCGATGAGTGAGAGCCCTGGACCGCACGCCGCGGAAGACCCGCGCTTCCTCGAAATCCGGGATCGCCTTGCCGTGGTCCGGCGTCGGATCGCTGATGCCTGCGAGGCGGCGGGCCGGCAAAACAACCCTCCGCAGCTGATCGTGGTCTCCAAGTTCCACCCGGCAGATGACGTGCGGAGGCTGGCTGCCCTTGGCGTCACGGACGTGGGGGAGAACAGG
This genomic window from Arthrobacter sp. 24S4-2 contains:
- a CDS encoding polyphenol oxidase family protein; the encoded protein is MFWWRNEVRPGVWVAFTDAGAGNLALHVGDDPVAVLRRREVLEAEVGLAAGSFQYMNQVHGNAVALVGAAAGDPAAGPTADAMVSAGRPLAVMVADCVPVVLAGETAAGRPVLGVAHAGRPGIAAGVIPAALARMRSEGAVDIRAWIGPSICGSCYEVPEAMRTQVAQAVPVTWSTTSWGTPGLDLPAGARSQLEAGGAAVEYSGGCTLENEPLFSYRRNTSTGRFAGLVWTDE
- the murC gene encoding UDP-N-acetylmuramate--L-alanine ligase → MTTTTAGPGTRSLESLGRVHFIGIGGVGMSAVARIMVARGVPVTGSDAKDLPVMADLAAAGAGISVGYSAGNLGTAQTVVAGSAIRADNPELAAARAAGLPILHRSEALAATMAQDRVVTVAGTHGKSTTTSMIAVLLRGAGLDPSFAIGANVPALGVNAASGTSKVFVAEADESDGSFLNYRPHIAVVTNVEPDHLDYYGTADAVYASFDRFTELLPADGVLVACADDAGALALAGRTAARGNTRVVLYGTAGDAQLRLHDGGPGDVWVDTPAGRYALQLQVPGRHNALNAAAAFAVALELGVAPEAASGALSHFSGASRRFEFKGEGRGVRVYDDYAHHPTEVRAALAAARSVAGNQKVHVLFQPHLFSRTREFAGEFAEALNTADTALVLDIYPAREDPIPGVSSKLIGDHLSSGGRLVSAADAVRAIVAEAAPGDIVLTAGAGDVTAYGPLIVEALAAGAPGG
- a CDS encoding FtsQ-type POTRA domain-containing protein produces the protein MASTRRPTYKTGGSGPSAKAKTEAGAGRHDVISASKAAPSAEGGSAAAPGTPDNVLSFPEPKGKRIRRNIIVAASIVAAIVAGLLVAAVYSPLFAVRTVAVDGTRMLTPVQVQVALEPLHGKPLPQVSDDDVRKLLEPLVQVKAVTSEARPPSVLVVHVQERTPVALVKQGEVFQLVDVDGVQLGTTQDPASVQLPVIDGGAGVIGKDLFKAITAVLAALPADVLAKLSDASAKSVDAVELKLVDGQTIVWGNAGEKELKAKVLSALLKAPANPKNPVQIYDVSVPRHPVTR